The Sebastes umbrosus isolate fSebUmb1 chromosome 23, fSebUmb1.pri, whole genome shotgun sequence genome contains a region encoding:
- the LOC119483142 gene encoding uncharacterized protein LOC119483142 isoform X2 has translation MDNTYISKQYGRRSNLRRLLLLLFLAGLQPALSTDEEKPELDDDDKDGEKLNCTIVGPDYVTVGVPSSVECVSNCPTCTFSMSLDGQSAQGQGNELAFTVNSWAEALTVTCTATRDHTGLTATTTKQLRVLAGPANVSITGPDMMHPSVSHTYSCHAYCRPSCSYAWRTGKGPWISGQGNVISITPQETDSSKMLVCKAINSVSGLFVAATRNIAVTWSDRNPSTRPEETSAVLLLLAFMFSALL, from the exons ATGGATAATACCTACATATCTAAACAATACGGACGACGCTCAAATCTCAGGAGActtttgttgctgctgtttctgGCAG GCCTTCAGCCAGCGCTGTCTACAGATGAAGAGAAACCTGAACTAGATGACGACGATAAGG ACGGAGAGAAACTCAACTGTACGATTGTCGGTCCGGACTACGTGACTGTGGGTGTGCCGAGCAGCGTCGAGTGTGTTTCCAACTGTCCTACATGCACCTTTTCCATGTCTCTGGATGGACAGAGTGCCCAGGGTCAGGGCAACGAGCTCGCCTTCACTGTTAACAGCTGGGCGGAGGCCTTAACGGTGACGTGTACAGCCACACGTGACCATACAGGGCTGACTGCCACGACGACTAAGCAACTTCGAGTGTTAG CTGGACCCGCCAACGTTTCCATCACAGGACCCGATATGATGCACCCATCAGTGAGCCACACCTACAGCTGCCACGCCTACTGCCGGCCATCTTGTAGCTACGCCTGGAGGACGGGTAAAGGCCCATGGATTAGCGGACAAGGGAATGTCATTTCTATCACTCCTCAGGAGACGGACAGCTCCAAAATGCTCGTCTGCAAAGCCATCAACAGTGTGTCTGGGCTGTTTGTCGCTGCGACTCGAAACATAGCGGTGACAT GGTCGGATCGCAACCCATCCACTCGTCCTGAAGAGACCTCagccgtgctgctgctgctggccttTATGTTTTCTGCTCTACTGTAG
- the LOC119483142 gene encoding uncharacterized protein LOC119483142 isoform X1, with amino-acid sequence MDNTYISKQYGRRSNLRRLLLLLFLAGLQPALSTDEEKPELDDDDKDGEKLNCTIVGPDYVTVGVPSSVECVSNCPTCTFSMSLDGQSAQGQGNELAFTVNSWAEALTVTCTATRDHTGLTATTTKQLRVLAGPANVSITGPDMMHPSVSHTYSCHAYCRPSCSYAWRTGKGPWISGQGNVISITPQETDSSKMLVCKAINSVSGLFVAATRNIAVTSGPSNVQIKGPDVIDIAETYKFVCTADCLPSCRYVSSVDSQTVRGNVIEMTLDYPLKSVTLKCEAQNTASKRTATAVKTVQITGSDRNPSTRPEETSAVLLLLAFMFSALL; translated from the exons ATGGATAATACCTACATATCTAAACAATACGGACGACGCTCAAATCTCAGGAGActtttgttgctgctgtttctgGCAG GCCTTCAGCCAGCGCTGTCTACAGATGAAGAGAAACCTGAACTAGATGACGACGATAAGG ACGGAGAGAAACTCAACTGTACGATTGTCGGTCCGGACTACGTGACTGTGGGTGTGCCGAGCAGCGTCGAGTGTGTTTCCAACTGTCCTACATGCACCTTTTCCATGTCTCTGGATGGACAGAGTGCCCAGGGTCAGGGCAACGAGCTCGCCTTCACTGTTAACAGCTGGGCGGAGGCCTTAACGGTGACGTGTACAGCCACACGTGACCATACAGGGCTGACTGCCACGACGACTAAGCAACTTCGAGTGTTAG CTGGACCCGCCAACGTTTCCATCACAGGACCCGATATGATGCACCCATCAGTGAGCCACACCTACAGCTGCCACGCCTACTGCCGGCCATCTTGTAGCTACGCCTGGAGGACGGGTAAAGGCCCATGGATTAGCGGACAAGGGAATGTCATTTCTATCACTCCTCAGGAGACGGACAGCTCCAAAATGCTCGTCTGCAAAGCCATCAACAGTGTGTCTGGGCTGTTTGTCGCTGCGACTCGAAACATAGCGGTGACAT CTGGTCCATCAAATGTTCAGATCAAAGGCCCAGACGTAATAGACATTGCAGAAACGTATAAGTTTGTGTGCACCGCTGACTGTCTGCCTTCTTGCCGCTACGTGTCGTCTGTGGACAGTCAGACCGTGAGGGGCAACGTGATCGAGATGACCTTGGATTACCCTCTAAAATCTGTCACTCTCAAGTGTGAGGCCCAAAACACAGCTTCAAAGAGGACAGCTACAGCCGTAAAGACTGTACAAATAACAG GGTCGGATCGCAACCCATCCACTCGTCCTGAAGAGACCTCagccgtgctgctgctgctggccttTATGTTTTCTGCTCTACTGTAG
- the mapk12b gene encoding mitogen-activated protein kinase 12b isoform X2: MAVRSRTGYYRQEVNRTAWEVPERYRDLKQVGTGAYGTVCSAWDRRMGTQVAIKKLHRPFASKLFAKRAYRELRLLKHMKHENVIGLLDVFTAEIALDRLRDFYLVMPYMGTDLGKLMKLERLSEDRVQFLIYQMLKGLKYIHSAGIIHRDLKPGNLAINPDCELKILDFGLARQADAEMTGYVVTRWYRAPEVILNWMHYTQTVDIWSAGCIMAEMLLGKPLFKGSDHLDQLREIMKITGTPAADFVVKLQSQDAKNYLRSLSKVPKKDLHSLFSKASSNAVSVLEKMLLLDPECRVSASEALDLPFFSEFRDAEEETEALPYDQTMDNTDLPLDQWKRHTFTEILTFRPNRDSRETSL, translated from the exons ATGGCTGTGCGCTCCAGGACGGGATACTACCGGCAGGAGGTGAACAGAACCGCATGGGAGGTTCCGGAGAGGTACCGGGACCTGAAGCAGGTCGGAACTGGAGCCTACGGGACTGTGTG TTCGGCATGGGACCGCCGGATGGGGACGCAGGTGGCCATCAAGAAGCTTCATCGGCCCTTCGCGTCCAAACTTTTTGCCAAAAGGGCGTACAGAGAGTTGCGACTCCTCAAACACATGAAGCATGAAAAT GTAATAGGGCTGCTGGATGTTTTCACTGCGGAGATCGCGTTGGACCGCTTGCGTGACTT TTACCTGGTGATGCCGTACATGGGCACCGACCTCGGCAAGCTGATGAAGCTGGAGAGATTATCAGAGGACAGGGTGCAGTTCCTCATCTATCAGATGCTGAAAGGACTCAAG taTATCCACTCTGCAGGGATCATCCACAGG GACCTTAAACCTGGGAATCTAGCCATTAACCCGGACTGTGAGCTAAAG ATTCTTGATTTTGGCCTGGCGAGGCAGGCCGATGCGGAGATGACCGGCTACGTCGTGACGCGCTGGTACCGGGCGCCCGAGGTTATCCTCAACTGGATGCACTACACGCAAACCG TGGATATCTGGTCGGCAGGTTGTATTATGGCGGAGATGCTGCTGGGAAAGCCGCTGTTCAAAGGAAGTGATC ATCTGGACCAGCTCAGAGAAATCATGAAGATTACAGGAACGCCGGCTGCTGACTTTGTTGTGAAGCTACAGAGCCAAGAT GCCAAAAACTACCTCAGAAGTCTCTCAAAAGTGCCAAAAAAAGACTTACACTCTCTTTTCTCCAAAGCTAGCTCAAACG CCGTGAGCGTCTTGGAGAAGATGCTGCTCCTGGACCCCGAGTGCAGGGTGAGCGCCTCGGAGGCCCTCGACCTGCCTTTCTTCAGCGAGTTCAGAGACGccgaggaggagacggaggcgCTGCCTTACGATCAGACCATGGACAACACAGACCTGCCGCTGGACCAGTGGAAAC gtcACACTTTCACAGAGATTCTCACCTTCAGGCCGAACAGGGACtccagagagacgtcactttaa
- the mapk12b gene encoding mitogen-activated protein kinase 12b isoform X1, with product MAVRSRTGYYRQEVNRTAWEVPERYRDLKQVGTGAYGTVCSAWDRRMGTQVAIKKLHRPFASKLFAKRAYRELRLLKHMKHENVIGLLDVFTAEIALDRLRDFYLVMPYMGTDLGKLMKLERLSEDRVQFLIYQMLKGLKYIHSAGIIHRDLKPGNLAINPDCELKILDFGLARQADAEMTGYVVTRWYRAPEVILNWMHYTQTGKLSLHFVCAEKKGKETKADVCFSLCVAVDIWSAGCIMAEMLLGKPLFKGSDHLDQLREIMKITGTPAADFVVKLQSQDAKNYLRSLSKVPKKDLHSLFSKASSNAVSVLEKMLLLDPECRVSASEALDLPFFSEFRDAEEETEALPYDQTMDNTDLPLDQWKRHTFTEILTFRPNRDSRETSL from the exons ATGGCTGTGCGCTCCAGGACGGGATACTACCGGCAGGAGGTGAACAGAACCGCATGGGAGGTTCCGGAGAGGTACCGGGACCTGAAGCAGGTCGGAACTGGAGCCTACGGGACTGTGTG TTCGGCATGGGACCGCCGGATGGGGACGCAGGTGGCCATCAAGAAGCTTCATCGGCCCTTCGCGTCCAAACTTTTTGCCAAAAGGGCGTACAGAGAGTTGCGACTCCTCAAACACATGAAGCATGAAAAT GTAATAGGGCTGCTGGATGTTTTCACTGCGGAGATCGCGTTGGACCGCTTGCGTGACTT TTACCTGGTGATGCCGTACATGGGCACCGACCTCGGCAAGCTGATGAAGCTGGAGAGATTATCAGAGGACAGGGTGCAGTTCCTCATCTATCAGATGCTGAAAGGACTCAAG taTATCCACTCTGCAGGGATCATCCACAGG GACCTTAAACCTGGGAATCTAGCCATTAACCCGGACTGTGAGCTAAAG ATTCTTGATTTTGGCCTGGCGAGGCAGGCCGATGCGGAGATGACCGGCTACGTCGTGACGCGCTGGTACCGGGCGCCCGAGGTTATCCTCAACTGGATGCACTACACGCAAACCGGTAAACTCTCTTTGCATTTTgtgtgtgcagaaaaaaaaggcaaagagaCCAAAGCTgatgtttgtttctctctctgtgttgcagTGGATATCTGGTCGGCAGGTTGTATTATGGCGGAGATGCTGCTGGGAAAGCCGCTGTTCAAAGGAAGTGATC ATCTGGACCAGCTCAGAGAAATCATGAAGATTACAGGAACGCCGGCTGCTGACTTTGTTGTGAAGCTACAGAGCCAAGAT GCCAAAAACTACCTCAGAAGTCTCTCAAAAGTGCCAAAAAAAGACTTACACTCTCTTTTCTCCAAAGCTAGCTCAAACG CCGTGAGCGTCTTGGAGAAGATGCTGCTCCTGGACCCCGAGTGCAGGGTGAGCGCCTCGGAGGCCCTCGACCTGCCTTTCTTCAGCGAGTTCAGAGACGccgaggaggagacggaggcgCTGCCTTACGATCAGACCATGGACAACACAGACCTGCCGCTGGACCAGTGGAAAC gtcACACTTTCACAGAGATTCTCACCTTCAGGCCGAACAGGGACtccagagagacgtcactttaa